The region TGGCACATTCAATTTTTCAGCAGCGTGTGCAATCGCTGATTCAATAACGAACATTCCCTGTGGCCCGCCAAAGCCGCGAAAGGCGGTGTTCGGCGGCAGATTTGTACGACAGCAATAGGCGGTCGCGGTGACATTTGGGACGTAGTAGCTATTGGTGCAATGGAACAGCGTTCGTTCGAGCACCGGCGGCGAGAGGTCGCACGAAGCTCCCGCATTCTGATAGAACGAAGCCTCGTAAGCGACGATCTTCAGATCCTTATCGAGGCCGATCTTGTAATCGGATGAATACGGATGCCGTTTGCCGGTCATTCGCATGTCTTCCATGCGGTGCAGGGCATATTTTACGGGACGACCAGTAAGCTGCGTGGCGACCGCACAGATTCCAGCCCAAGCATTTGCCTGATCTTCCTTACCGCCAAACCCGCCGCCGAGTCGCTGAACATCGACCTCGACCTGATGCATTGCCAAGCCCGTTACACGGCAGACCGCACGCTGCACCGCCGTAGGCCCTTGTGTCGAAGAGTAAATTTTTAACCCGCCATTTTCGGTCGGCACGGCGTAGGCTCCCTGCGTCTCGATGTATAGATGTTCCTGGCCGTTCTGCTCGGTTCGGCCTTCGAAAATATACTCACAATTGTGAAAAGCGGACTCCGTATAGCCCAGTACAAATTTCTTTGGCGGAACGATCAGGTTGCCTTTTGCGGCAGCGACTCGCGGATCGGTGATCGGTTCGAGTTCGTCGATCTCGATACTAATTTTCTTCGCGGCTTTGCGGGCGAGTTCCTCACTTGTCGCGACAACAATAGCGATCGGCATCCCCTGAAAGTGAACTTCGTCAGCTGCAAGAAGCGGTTCATCCGGAACAATGCCGCCGATCTGATTCTCGCCGATCAGGTCTTTTGCAGTAATGACCCTGCAAACGCCTTCCGACTTTTTGGCTTCAGTTGTATCTATCGACTTTAACTTTCCATGAGCAACTGGTGAATCAAAAACACACGCAAACAGCGTCCCCTGGACAAGCGGAATATCGTCCAGATAAATGGACTCGCCGCGAACGTGTGATTTTGAGTCGATGTTTTTCAATATTTATTTTTTGCTTTCCAAGTAGTATGTGATTGTTCGATACTCGATCCAGGCAGGTTCAGGCTTAACTTTCCCGTTATCATTTACTAACTTCAAAAAAGTTCTCTTTGTCCAATTTCCGTATTTATCAATCGCATCGTTCTTTATCAAATATTTCTTGTCTGGTTCAGGTAGATTAATAACGGCGATATTGTGCCATTCAATTTCATTGCCTTTTGAATCAAACATAGTAATATATTTCTGATTTAGTTTACCGTCATAACCATAGGCGATTTTTTCCATTCTATTTTCTGAATGGTTGTAAACGTAACGCATTCCCTTTTCGCCATTATTTAGAAGCATCTGCATCTCCACCATTTTCCCGCCTTCATACTTGTATTCATACTTGTAGCTGTAACGTGGATCGGCTGGTTGCGTCTCTTTCGGTTCTTCATCCGGAGAAGCTAAGGTGGTAATTATCCCGCTATCTTCATAGATTGTCTGATATGAGGACGCTCGCACCCCATCCAAATAGCCGTATACTTTTACTTCGTATGGATTGCCATTCGAGCTGAAACTTATGACCTTCACATAATCTCCATTTTTGTTAAACTCTGTGATGGACTGGAGGTGTCTCCCTTGATCGCTCCATGTCCCAGAACGGTCTTCGCTTTCCTCAACAGTGCTTTTTACTTTTCCCTTAACGGCTTCGTCTTCAGCATCCGTTCTGAGTTTAGAAGTTCTCGGGGACTGTGGCAGTGACTTTGGCGTAGCGTCTGCAATCCTCTTAGCTATCTTTGCACTCAGCTTAACTTGTGCAGATGCGAACGTCGGAAGCAGCAACACAAGTGAAACAAAAATCGCTATTCTTTTCATATCAATTAAACATCTCCATAAAATGTGCACGGAAAAGTTGTCGCAACAACAGCCGTTTGTATGGTTCTGTGCCGCGCACGTCCGAGATCGGCGATATCTCGGATTGCATTATTTCATTTGCTTGTCTGACCGTCTCGGCGTTTACTTCCTTGCCTCTGAGGAACGCGGAAGTTTCTCGTAAATAAAGCGGTATCGGTGCGACGCCTCCGGCGACTACATGAGCCTCCCCAACTCGCGTTAAACCGCCCGCTACCGCAGGCGGTTCTGATAAGATCGATATCGCTGTGTTAACCGTTGCAATGTCGAGATAGGTTCGCTTGCAGACTTTTTCAAAATTGAAACGAAAATCGCGCGAAGGTTTTTTAAATCGGATCGTCGTGAGGATCTCATCGTCCTGTTTGGCGAGTTGTTTGTAGCCCAAATACAGGTCTTTCAGCGGTAAAGTTCGAGTACTGTCCTTACTGACGTGCGGGCTTGTGCATAGGTCGATCTCGGCGTCGAGTGCGAGGAACCAGACTGTCATATCACCTATCGGCGAAGCGTTGACGAAGTTTCCGGCGAGCGTCGCCATGTTGCGGATCGGCGTTGATGAGACGAGTTTTAGGTGTTTGTAAAGATCAGGAAAGATCGACTGCATCACGGGTGAAACTAGCAAGTCGGTGACTGTTGCAGATGCTCCGATCTCGATGTATTTCCCTGTGTCACGAATGCCGCGAAGGCTTTCGTTGTATAACAGATGTGCGGCGGCGGACTCGGTCATTTCGTCGTGACGCTGAACGTAAAGATCGGTTCCTCCACCCACGAACGAGTGCGAAGTTCGGATTGAGGATGGCGGAGCTGAAGATATCAATCCCTTAAGACGTGCGGCTATGTCCGCAAAGTAATCGGGCACAAACTGCCTGCCGCCTTCAGCAATCTGTTTGTTGACCGAACAAGCGGCTTTCTCGATCGACTTGTAACCTGTGCAGCGGCATATATTTCCGTCAATAGCGGAGACAGCCATTTCAGGTGTCTTTGCGGTGTCGTCAATGCAGAATCCGGTCAGCGACATAACGAAACCGACGGTGCAGAATCCGCATTGCGTGCCGCTTTCGTCGATCATTGCTTGCTGGACAGGCGTCAGGCCTCGATCTGTCGGGTTTATGCCTTCGACGGTGACGATGTGTTTTCCAGAGGCATTCGCAATTGGCATCAGGCATGAGGTCATTGTGCGGTATTTGACCTCTGAGTTGACAAACTCACCGACCAGTATCGTGCATGCTCCGCAGTCGCCTTCGCGGCAGCCGATCTTTGTGCCTTTGAGATTCTTGTGATAACGGACAAAATCGAGCACGGTTGTGCCAGCGGGCAAATCCGTGGAGATGGTCTCGTTATTTAGGACAAATTGGATCAAAACTAAATCAAAGTAAGAATAATTCAGCCCAAGGTGCGAATAAGTAGGAATAATTCGGAAATACTCCTACCGTGGGACAGTTTGGGACACTTAATGGTTCAGCCTAAATATTGTCAAATAGAGACTTAGCTCTCGATATTGTAAGTGTCCCACTGTCCCACGCTTTTTTTCGCTAATACTCGGTCTTATCCGGCTTCGCTGCCCATTGACCAAAGACCTCGAGGGCCTCGTCGCGCATAAAGTTTGTCAGCTCAAGTTCGCGGTCGCCGTTATTCTTTTCGAGTTCTTTATAAATAAAATCGTCGTCAAATCCAACATCTGCCGCGTCATTACGTGTGCAGGCATAAAACACTCGCTCGGGCCGTGCCCAGTAGATCGCGCCGAGGCACATCGGGCACGGTTCGCACGAAGTGTAGATCGTACAGCCATCGAGTTGGAACGAATCAAGGCGGCTACATGCATTGCGAATGGCGACGATTTCGGCGTGTGCGGTCGGGTCGTTGGTTGAAGTGACGCGATTGCTGCCTTCTCCTACGACCTTATCGTTTTTGACTACGACACAGCCAAACGGGCCGCCGGCGTTCGTTTCAACACCGTTGCGTGCAAGCTCGATCGCCCGAGCCATAAATTTTCTGTCCAGTTCGGTCATCTATGGATTTTTTAACTTGAT is a window of Chloracidobacterium sp. DNA encoding:
- a CDS encoding nucleoside deaminase; this translates as MTELDRKFMARAIELARNGVETNAGGPFGCVVVKNDKVVGEGSNRVTSTNDPTAHAEIVAIRNACSRLDSFQLDGCTIYTSCEPCPMCLGAIYWARPERVFYACTRNDAADVGFDDDFIYKELEKNNGDRELELTNFMRDEALEVFGQWAAKPDKTEY
- a CDS encoding FAD binding domain-containing protein translates to MIQFVLNNETISTDLPAGTTVLDFVRYHKNLKGTKIGCREGDCGACTILVGEFVNSEVKYRTMTSCLMPIANASGKHIVTVEGINPTDRGLTPVQQAMIDESGTQCGFCTVGFVMSLTGFCIDDTAKTPEMAVSAIDGNICRCTGYKSIEKAACSVNKQIAEGGRQFVPDYFADIAARLKGLISSAPPSSIRTSHSFVGGGTDLYVQRHDEMTESAAAHLLYNESLRGIRDTGKYIEIGASATVTDLLVSPVMQSIFPDLYKHLKLVSSTPIRNMATLAGNFVNASPIGDMTVWFLALDAEIDLCTSPHVSKDSTRTLPLKDLYLGYKQLAKQDDEILTTIRFKKPSRDFRFNFEKVCKRTYLDIATVNTAISILSEPPAVAGGLTRVGEAHVVAGGVAPIPLYLRETSAFLRGKEVNAETVRQANEIMQSEISPISDVRGTEPYKRLLLRQLFRAHFMEMFN